A DNA window from Hoplias malabaricus isolate fHopMal1 chromosome 5, fHopMal1.hap1, whole genome shotgun sequence contains the following coding sequences:
- the LOC136697720 gene encoding zinc finger protein 79-like: MACAVKMAHLETLNTFFCERLLAVAAEIFQAVKDTVSEYQEEIENSKREIVYLRKTLAEVSINAGADAQTSQRDELLLEQQNTHLEPPDPSVIQVKLECSSVEQDSETQQLLSDNCCMSTEEAKATEVPHSKTGDTEKNDDIGVCMGSNVTVKLERCSDELNSCAVQTESLWTQFQNSEDEPGPHHSSQCDFSLQQFHMRNATTENLFNYKPCGKPFRGGLLKTHMIMHHKARTYRCDLCGKCYSTSYALKLHLRTHTGERPYTCKYCVKTFNQKAHVKEHERIHTGEKPYSCSVCGKRFNRTYQVKVHIRNYHPDDVATIIKSRQCK; encoded by the exons ATGGCCTGCGCTGTCAAAATGGCTCACTTAGAGACgctaaatacatttttctgtgAACGTTTATTGGCTGTAGCTGCGGAGATATTTCAGGCGGTAAAAGACACGGTTTCTGAGTATCAGGAGGAAATAGAAAACTCCAAACGGGAGATTGTTTATCTGAGGAAAACGCTAGCAGAAGTTAGCATCAACGCTGGAGCAG ATGCACAGACCAGCCAGAGAGATGAGCTTCTCCTTGAGCAGCAGAATACCCACCTGGAGCCCCCAGATCCTTCAGTGATACAAGTGAAGCTGGAGTGTAGTTCTGTAGAGCAGGACTCTGAAACACAACAGCTGTTGAGTGATAACTGCTGCATGTCTACAGAAGAAGCCAAAGCGACGGAAGTACCTCACTCCAAAACTGGTGACACTGAGAAGAATGACGACATTGGTGTATGTATGGGCTCAAATGTCACAGTCAAATTGGAGCGGTGCTCTGATGAGTTAAACTCCTGTGCTGTCCAAACAGAAAGCTTGTGGACTCAGTTTCAGAATTCCGAAGATGAACCAGGCCCCCACCACTCCTCCCAATGTGACTTTTCCCTTCAACAGTTTCATATGCGAAACGCAACTACTGAAAATTTGTTTAATTATAAGCCATGTGGAAAGCCTTTCAGAGGTGGGCTTTTAAAGACTCACATGATAATGCACCATAAAGCGCGAACGTATCGCTGCGACTTGTGCGGCAAGTGCTACAGTACTTCGTATGCACTCAAACTCCACCTGAGAACTCACACGGGTGAAAGGCCATACACCTGCAAGTACTGTGTGAAGACGTTTAATCAGAAAGCTCACGTCAAAGAGCATGAGAGGATCCACACTGGTGAAAAACCCTACAGTTGTTCTGTGTGTGGAAAGCGTTTTAATCGGACGTACCAGGTGAAAGTACACATTCGGAATTACCATCCTGATGATGTTGCTACTATCATCAAAAGTCGGCAATGTAAATGA
- the LOC136697499 gene encoding oocyte zinc finger protein XlCOF20-like encodes MNKLDFLNSFLTERLMVAAGEIFEVFKDTVSEYEAVIERIKEENRCLRNTLLAQTDIHRVHQRTGSQSSYADGVKKHSSNPEALDSEPSLIQVKLELATLKQEPESLSNPYTCSSSRSVSVYDADSAQIASERTLELKEDEDKGQNTKSEPSVSFSSAIRHPSELPDEEEVGADQDPFSCSYCAQTFEEVSHLTAHLESHMALFNCDVCGKSFKNKGTLRTHMIVHQKEKPFRCRLCGKSYSCAKVLNVHLISHTGERPFGCGYCEKRFKLKSHLKEHERIHTGEKPFSCPVCMKCFTRSNAVKIHLRNHHREQLQFALNQ; translated from the exons ATGAATAAACTGGATTTTCTAAACTCGTTTCTGACCGAGAGGTTAATGGTGGCGGCAGGAGAGATATTTGAAGTGTTTAAAGACacagtgagtgaatatgaggcGGTGATAGAGCGCATTAAAGAAGAAAACCGCTGTCTGAGAAACACGCTACTGGCACAAACAGATATTCACAGAGTTCACCAAAGAacag GCTCTCAGAGCAGCTATGCGGATGGAGTTAAGAAGCACAGCTCAAACCCAGAGGCTCTGGACTCTGAGCCTTCACTAATACAAGTAAAGCTAGAACTTGCAACTCTAAAGCAAGAGCCTGAGTCTTTGAGTAATCCTTATACATGCTCCTCTAGCAGATCCGTTAGTGTTTATGATGCAGATTCAGCTCAGATTGCTTCAGAAAGGACATTAGAGTTGAAAGAGGATGAGGACAAAGGTCAAAATACGAAATCGGAACCAAGTGTATCCTTCTCTTCTGCTATCAGACACCCAAGTGAATTGCCAGATGAAGAAGAGGTAGGAGCCGATCAAGACCCATTTTCGTGCTCTTACTGTGCCCAAACATTTGAGGAAGTGTCTCATTTGACCGCACACTTGGAGAgtcacatggctttgtttaatTGTGACGTGTGCGGCAAGTCCTTCAAGAATAAAGGGACCCTGAGGACGCATATGATAGTGCACCAGAAAGAGAAACCCTTCCGTTGCAGGTTGTGTGGGAAGTCCTACAGCTGTGCCAAAGTTCTGAATGTACACCTTATAagtcacacaggagagagaccCTTCGGCTGTGGTTATTGTGAAAAGCGTTTCAAGCTGAAGAGTCACCTAAAGGAACACGAGAGGATCCACACAGGCGAGAAGCCCTTCAGTTGTCCAGTGTGTATGAAGTGTTTCACCAGGTCTAATGCTGTTAAGATCCACCTACGGAACCATCATCGCGAACAATTGCAGTTTGCATTGAACCAGTAG